A single Epinephelus lanceolatus isolate andai-2023 chromosome 22, ASM4190304v1, whole genome shotgun sequence DNA region contains:
- the LOC117246513 gene encoding uncharacterized protein LOC117246513, whose product MEEDKQNPEHRSNKVRRRQAAGSSSDSSDVEEQRGREELIRHHRDKSFTTSRSLKIHQRVQAGEKPYSCNQCEKTFLRCSALKAHQRIHIEGELSSVFQSGKDFTESGSSKKQDIDTAEKLFSCDQCGKAFTTLRNLKSHHRVHTAEKSHCCDQCGKTFSQRTSLETHQRIHTGEKPYSCDQCGKAFTQSGHLKTHQRSHTGEKPYSCDQCGKKFSHIGILISHKHIHTGEKRYRCDLCGKAFSLLGSLKVHQRIHTGEKPYSCDQCGKAFSLSWPLKVHQRIHTGEKPYSCDQCGKAFAQSGALECHQRIHTGEKPYWCDQCGRLFARCSILRTHQCRHAGENPYSCE is encoded by the coding sequence gaacagagaggaagagaggaactTATACGTCACCACCGTGACAAATCCTTCACAACATCTCGATCTTTAAAAATTCATCAAAGAGTTCAAGctggagagaaaccatacagctgCAATCAAtgtgagaaaacatttttgcGCTGCAGTGCCCTCAAAGCCCATCAACGCATTCACATTGAAGGGGAACTGTCCAGTGTTTTCCAAAGTGGGAAGGATTTCACAGAGTCAGGGAgctcaaaaaaacaagacattgacacagcagagaaactgtttagctgtgatcaatgtggcaaagctTTCACCACTCTACGTAACTTAAAAAGTCACCACCgtgttcacactgcagagaagtCGCACTGCTGTGACCAATGTGGGAAAACTTTTTCGCAACGCACGTCCCTTGAAACTCACCAAAgaattcacacaggagagaaaccgtacagctgtgatcaatgtggcaaagctTTCACACAGTCAGGTCACTTGAAAACCCATCAACgcagtcacacaggagagaaaccatacagctgtgatcaatgtgggAAAAAGTTTTCCCACATCGGAATCTTAATATCTCATAAACATATTCACACCGGTGAGAAACGATACAGGTGTGATCTATGTGGTAAAGCCTTTTCACTGTTAGGGAGTTTAAAAGTCCACCAACgcattcacacaggagagaaaccatacagctgtgatcaatgtggcaaagccTTTTCACTGTCATGGCCCTTAAAAGTCCACCAacgtattcacacaggagagaaaccgtacagctgtgatcaatgtggcaaagccTTTGCACAATCAGGGGCTTTAGAATGCCACCAacgtattcacacaggagagaaaccgtacTGGTGTGACCAATGTGGAAGATTATTTGCCCGGTGCAGTATTTTGAGAACCCACCAATGCCGGCATGCAGGAGAGAACCCGTACAGCTGTGAGTAG